A section of the Adhaeribacter radiodurans genome encodes:
- a CDS encoding putative quinol monooxygenase — MNKYGLHGKLKATSGNGEKLASILLEASKLVSTAPGCHLYIISKDNVDENAVWVTEIWDSKEDHDNSLLVAGVKELISQAIPLLDGKPEKGQELDVLGGAGIK; from the coding sequence ATGAACAAATACGGATTACACGGAAAACTAAAAGCTACCAGTGGCAATGGCGAAAAGCTAGCTAGTATTCTGCTAGAAGCATCCAAGTTGGTTTCCACGGCCCCAGGTTGCCATCTTTATATTATTAGTAAAGATAATGTGGACGAAAATGCGGTTTGGGTTACCGAGATCTGGGATAGTAAAGAAGACCACGATAATTCTTTGCTGGTGGCCGGGGTGAAAGAACTCATTTCCCAAGCGATCCCGCTGCTGGATGGAAAACCTGAAAAAGGACAAGAATTGGATGTTTTAGGCGGAGCCGGAATCAAGTAA